A genome region from Corynebacterium uberis includes the following:
- a CDS encoding amino acid permease — protein MWTLVALIIGSTVGAGIFSLPQNIASVAAPGAMLISWVIAGVGMLSVAFVFHILARRKPHLDSGVYAYARAGLGDFIGFASGWGYWLGSVIAQVGYATLFFSTLGHYVPVFSEEHRLTSALSVSILTWVIFAILAKGVRQAAVLNAVTTVAKLLPIFAFILLTAFIGFSWDRFTFDFWGTASEATVFEQIQGMMLFTVWVFIGVEGASVYSRQSRSRSDVGRATVIGFLSVLALLVCVSTLSFGVLSQAELAALPDNSMASVLEVVVGPWGAALISAGLCLSVLGAYVSWQMLCAEPLMMMAHDGLLPARLRSVNRAGSPWMAQLISTLVIQLFIIVFFLNETTYASMVQLATVLYLVPYLFSALYLVLLAVRGRGVTHPHAGTRFNLSGPDIPRRDNHRHLLVGAVAFIYSLWLFYAADPKYVLFGLLAIVPGLIPYVWTRRRGGGQIFNAFEWCVVALVLVGAAVGLWGLTTGSLTL, from the coding sequence ATGTGGACGCTCGTCGCCTTGATCATCGGCTCCACCGTGGGAGCCGGAATCTTCTCCCTCCCCCAAAACATCGCCTCCGTCGCCGCCCCCGGCGCCATGCTCATCAGCTGGGTCATTGCAGGCGTAGGAATGCTCTCCGTGGCGTTTGTGTTCCACATCCTGGCTCGACGCAAACCCCACCTCGACTCCGGCGTCTACGCCTACGCGCGCGCAGGGCTCGGCGACTTCATCGGGTTCGCCTCCGGCTGGGGCTACTGGCTCGGATCAGTTATCGCCCAAGTGGGATACGCCACACTGTTCTTCTCCACCCTCGGCCACTACGTGCCGGTATTTTCCGAAGAACACCGCCTCACCTCCGCCCTGAGCGTATCGATCCTGACCTGGGTCATCTTCGCCATTTTGGCAAAAGGAGTCCGGCAAGCCGCTGTACTCAACGCCGTGACCACCGTGGCAAAACTGCTCCCCATTTTTGCCTTCATCCTGCTCACCGCATTCATCGGATTCTCCTGGGACCGTTTCACCTTCGACTTCTGGGGAACAGCATCCGAGGCCACCGTTTTTGAACAGATCCAAGGCATGATGCTGTTTACCGTCTGGGTGTTCATCGGCGTCGAAGGCGCCTCCGTCTACTCCCGGCAATCCCGATCGCGTTCCGACGTCGGCCGCGCCACCGTCATCGGCTTCTTAAGCGTCCTCGCGCTCCTCGTCTGCGTCTCCACGCTCTCCTTCGGCGTGCTCAGCCAGGCAGAACTCGCCGCACTGCCCGATAACTCCATGGCCTCCGTGCTGGAAGTCGTCGTCGGCCCCTGGGGCGCAGCACTCATCTCCGCAGGCCTGTGCCTCTCCGTCCTCGGCGCCTACGTCTCCTGGCAAATGCTCTGCGCCGAACCACTCATGATGATGGCCCACGACGGCCTCCTGCCCGCCCGCCTGCGCTCCGTCAACCGCGCCGGCTCCCCCTGGATGGCACAGCTGATCTCCACCCTGGTCATCCAGCTGTTCATCATCGTGTTCTTCCTCAACGAGACCACCTACGCCTCCATGGTGCAGCTAGCCACCGTGCTCTACCTGGTGCCCTACCTCTTCTCCGCGCTCTACCTGGTACTCCTGGCCGTCCGCGGACGCGGAGTAACCCACCCCCACGCCGGCACCCGATTCAACCTCTCCGGCCCAGACATCCCCCGCCGCGACAACCACCGCCACCTCCTCGTCGGCGCGGTCGCCTTCATCTACTCGCTGTGGCTCTTCTACGCCGCCGACCCGAAGTACGTGCTGTTTGGGCTCTTAGCAATCGTGCCGGGACTCATCCCCTACGTGTGGACCCGCCGCCGCGGCGGCGGCCAGATCTTCAACGCCTTCGAATGGTGCGTGGTCGCGCTCGTCCTCGTGGGCGCCGCCGTGGGGCTGTGGGGCCTAACCACCGGATCCCTGACGCTCTAG
- a CDS encoding antitoxin gives MGLFDEAKKKAGEFLGSDAGERKSDEFLDKAADFAKSKLGEDKAGMIDKARDAADERIGGGDPEPQEEGEAPAEEAPEQ, from the coding sequence ATGGGTTTGTTTGATGAGGCCAAGAAGAAGGCCGGCGAGTTCCTCGGTTCTGATGCTGGGGAGCGCAAGAGCGATGAGTTCCTGGATAAGGCTGCCGATTTTGCCAAGTCCAAGCTGGGCGAGGATAAGGCCGGCATGATTGACAAGGCTCGTGATGCAGCTGATGAGCGCATTGGCGGTGGAGATCCGGAGCCGCAGGAAGAAGGGGAAGCTCCCGCCGAGGAGGCTCCGGAGCAGTAG
- a CDS encoding MazG nucleotide pyrophosphohydrolase domain-containing protein, whose amino-acid sequence MTVVLLDARWPDLVPLAALQARLPAPVTATAEVPERVVSFLAARADRHGEHGEQGEHGEHGEHGEQGGVGTLVTCDATHPRCAQETVMAAASVADPVAQACTVMAAARRRGQWEARQTHASLLPYLAEEAGEFAQAVRAGESEERLRSELADVLLQVLFHACLAQERGAFGFAEVAQAFVDKMRSRAPYLFDGSSGVVDEEEQQRAWQAGKDREAREV is encoded by the coding sequence ATGACTGTTGTGCTTCTCGACGCCCGCTGGCCCGACCTCGTGCCTCTTGCCGCATTGCAGGCACGCTTGCCCGCTCCCGTCACCGCCACTGCGGAGGTGCCGGAGCGGGTTGTTTCGTTTCTCGCGGCGCGCGCCGACCGTCACGGTGAGCACGGTGAGCAGGGTGAGCACGGTGAGCACGGTGAGCACGGTGAGCAGGGGGGCGTCGGCACGCTGGTGACCTGTGATGCCACGCATCCGCGCTGTGCGCAGGAGACGGTGATGGCGGCGGCGAGCGTGGCGGATCCGGTGGCGCAGGCGTGCACGGTGATGGCGGCGGCGCGGCGTCGGGGGCAGTGGGAGGCCCGACAGACTCATGCCAGCTTGTTGCCGTATTTGGCGGAGGAGGCTGGCGAGTTTGCGCAGGCGGTGCGGGCGGGGGAGTCGGAGGAGCGGCTGCGCTCGGAGCTGGCGGATGTGTTGTTGCAGGTGCTTTTTCACGCGTGCCTTGCGCAGGAGCGGGGCGCGTTCGGGTTTGCTGAGGTGGCGCAGGCTTTTGTAGACAAAATGCGCTCCCGCGCCCCGTACCTTTTCGATGGTTCTTCGGGCGTGGTGGATGAGGAGGAGCAGCAGCGCGCGTGGCAGGCGGGTAAGGATCGTGAGGCGCGCGAGGTGTGA
- a CDS encoding lytic transglycosylase domain-containing protein, with protein sequence MSFSEQASLPRRAAGCGCGVLVALFLVISLVGWAVTSLGGGNPVRRLEPIPDSVPPAAGDPVAPIDINAPGRTADQLVAWAQPLSQATGIPAPALRAYGNAALIAQQSWPQCHLAWTTLAGLAWVETKHGHYSGKLFEPSHIDEAGVVTPPIIGITLDGSPGVAEIPDTDGGALDGDPVYDRAVGPLQFIPESWERYGRDANGDGVADPHQIDDAALGAANLLCDGRDLSVPEEWVSAINSYNMSGQYLIKVRDAANSYALRQPAP encoded by the coding sequence ATGAGTTTTTCGGAACAGGCCTCGCTTCCTCGCCGCGCAGCTGGGTGCGGCTGCGGTGTGCTCGTTGCCCTGTTCCTGGTGATTTCGCTGGTCGGGTGGGCGGTCACGTCGCTGGGTGGGGGTAACCCGGTGCGACGTTTGGAGCCGATTCCGGATTCGGTTCCGCCGGCTGCGGGCGATCCGGTGGCGCCGATTGATATCAACGCGCCGGGCCGGACTGCGGATCAGTTGGTGGCGTGGGCGCAGCCGTTGTCCCAGGCCACGGGGATTCCTGCGCCGGCGTTGCGGGCGTATGGCAACGCGGCGCTTATTGCTCAGCAGTCGTGGCCGCAGTGCCACCTAGCGTGGACCACGTTGGCGGGGTTGGCGTGGGTGGAAACTAAGCATGGCCATTATTCGGGGAAGCTTTTTGAGCCCTCTCATATTGATGAGGCTGGGGTGGTCACGCCCCCGATCATCGGGATCACGCTGGATGGCTCGCCAGGGGTTGCGGAGATCCCGGACACGGATGGTGGGGCTCTTGATGGTGATCCGGTTTATGACCGCGCCGTGGGTCCGCTGCAGTTCATCCCGGAATCGTGGGAGCGCTATGGCCGGGATGCCAACGGCGATGGGGTGGCGGATCCGCACCAGATTGACGATGCCGCCTTGGGCGCGGCGAATCTGTTGTGCGATGGGCGGGACCTGTCGGTGCCGGAAGAGTGGGTGTCGGCGATTAATTCCTACAACATGTCCGGCCAGTATTTGATCAAGGTGCGCGACGCGGCGAACTCCTATGCGCTGCGTCAACCTGCACCTTAA
- the eno gene encoding phosphopyruvate hydratase: MADIMHVFAREILDSRGNPTVEAEVFLDDGAHGVAGVPSGASTGVHEAHELRDGGERYLGKGVSKAVNNVNEEIADEIAGIEADDQRLVDKAMIDLDGTENKSRLGANAILGVSIAVAKAAAESAGLPLYRYIGGPNAHLLPVPMMNIVNGGAHADSGVDVQEFMIAPIGAETFAEALREGAEVYHALKSVIKDKGLSTGLGDEGGFAPSVGSTKEALDLIVEAIKKAGFTPGKDIALALDVASSEFYKDGKYHFEGGEHTAEEMSKVYAELIENYPIVSIEDPLQEDDWEGYTALTAAIGDKVQIVGDDFFVTNPARLKEGIEKKAANALLVKVNQIGTLTETFDAVELAHRSGYRTMMSHRSGETEDTTIADLAVALSCGQIKTGAPARSERVAKYNQLLRIEQELGEAAVYAGRDAFPRFQG, from the coding sequence GTGGCTGATATTATGCACGTCTTCGCCCGCGAGATTCTGGATTCGCGCGGCAACCCCACTGTCGAGGCTGAGGTGTTCCTCGACGATGGCGCCCACGGCGTCGCGGGTGTGCCCTCCGGCGCATCGACCGGTGTGCACGAAGCACACGAGCTGCGTGACGGAGGTGAGCGCTACCTGGGCAAGGGCGTGTCCAAGGCCGTCAACAACGTCAACGAGGAAATCGCCGATGAGATCGCCGGCATCGAGGCCGATGATCAGCGCCTGGTAGACAAGGCCATGATCGACCTGGACGGCACCGAGAACAAGTCCCGCCTGGGCGCCAACGCCATCCTCGGCGTATCCATCGCCGTGGCCAAGGCCGCAGCCGAGTCCGCTGGCCTGCCCCTCTACCGCTACATCGGCGGCCCGAACGCGCACCTGCTGCCCGTCCCGATGATGAACATTGTCAACGGCGGCGCCCACGCTGACTCCGGCGTTGACGTCCAGGAGTTCATGATCGCCCCCATCGGCGCCGAGACCTTCGCCGAGGCCCTGCGCGAGGGCGCAGAGGTCTACCACGCCCTGAAGTCCGTGATCAAGGACAAGGGCCTGTCCACCGGCCTGGGTGACGAGGGCGGCTTTGCCCCCTCCGTCGGCTCCACCAAGGAGGCCCTGGACCTGATCGTCGAGGCCATCAAGAAGGCCGGCTTCACCCCGGGCAAGGACATCGCCCTGGCCCTGGACGTGGCCTCCTCTGAGTTCTACAAGGACGGCAAGTACCACTTCGAGGGCGGCGAGCACACCGCCGAGGAGATGTCCAAGGTCTACGCCGAGCTCATTGAGAACTACCCGATCGTCTCCATCGAGGATCCGCTGCAGGAGGACGACTGGGAGGGCTACACCGCCCTGACCGCCGCCATCGGCGACAAGGTCCAGATCGTCGGCGACGACTTCTTTGTCACCAACCCCGCCCGCCTCAAGGAGGGCATTGAGAAGAAGGCCGCCAACGCGCTGCTGGTCAAGGTCAACCAGATCGGCACCCTGACGGAGACCTTCGACGCCGTCGAGCTGGCACACCGCTCCGGCTACCGCACCATGATGTCGCACCGTTCCGGTGAGACCGAGGACACCACCATTGCCGACCTGGCTGTGGCGCTGTCCTGCGGCCAGATCAAGACCGGCGCCCCGGCTCGCTCCGAGCGCGTGGCCAAGTACAACCAGCTGCTGCGCATCGAACAGGAGCTCGGCGAGGCCGCCGTCTACGCCGGCCGCGACGCCTTCCCCCGCTTCCAGGGCTAG
- a CDS encoding tripartite tricarboxylate transporter permease, which translates to MDLMLVAQMLIAAVAAIGLYTFIGFIPGTDETSVLVPVTLALVLAGTDPHVILAFFIAAIVTLNLTNAIPTALVGLPGGVLSTPMMEDSLYLRAKGLAGSTIRKMAAGSAVGTVIAIPVSLAIATAIAPYADTLRQYGSLIFVIGAVVLALLGSNRLLSLVAIIPMSLLFQGLLSLYRAQGVIPEDGSISVSFFLGITIGPLLVALLGLLNKSQRERLPRQQPTRVSISRRSLGGGELSPTKILTRGELGATSLWSLVTTPLFFLSPVGLTFLLGRLSQGRSTDRVVRANRAVSSMNGIAHASYLSGTIIPLLALGIPLSPVAIGPAQALFNAPPVLSLDNNLHHLLSTGGFIAAVLIGAVVALVLTYIIAVRYSHMITYFVMRYIAHEAVLGLFIGFIVLLAYLDAGVLNIFGVLLVGVSCGTLNKLGVGYGVQFMTLYASPWIVQHLL; encoded by the coding sequence ATGGACCTCATGCTCGTCGCCCAGATGCTCATCGCCGCAGTCGCGGCGATCGGCCTGTATACCTTCATCGGCTTTATCCCCGGCACCGATGAGACCAGCGTGTTGGTCCCCGTGACCCTGGCGCTGGTGCTGGCGGGCACGGACCCGCACGTGATCCTCGCCTTCTTTATTGCCGCGATTGTCACGCTGAATCTGACCAACGCCATTCCCACCGCTTTGGTGGGGCTGCCGGGTGGGGTGTTGTCCACCCCCATGATGGAGGATTCCCTGTACTTGCGAGCCAAGGGGCTGGCGGGTTCAACCATTAGGAAGATGGCGGCGGGCTCTGCGGTAGGCACCGTCATTGCCATCCCGGTGAGCCTGGCCATCGCTACGGCGATCGCACCGTACGCGGATACGCTGCGCCAATATGGCTCGCTGATCTTTGTCATCGGCGCGGTGGTGTTGGCTCTGCTGGGGTCCAATAGGCTGCTGTCCCTGGTGGCCATCATCCCCATGTCTTTGCTCTTCCAGGGGTTGCTCTCCTTGTACCGCGCGCAGGGGGTGATCCCGGAGGATGGGTCCATTTCCGTGTCCTTCTTCCTGGGGATTACCATCGGCCCGCTGCTGGTGGCACTGCTTGGCCTGTTGAACAAGTCCCAGCGGGAGCGGCTGCCGCGCCAGCAGCCCACGCGGGTAAGCATCTCGCGGCGGTCCTTGGGCGGCGGGGAGCTGTCGCCGACGAAGATCCTTACGCGTGGGGAGTTGGGGGCGACCAGCCTGTGGTCCCTGGTGACCACGCCGCTGTTCTTCCTCAGCCCGGTGGGGTTGACGTTCCTTCTGGGCCGGCTGTCGCAGGGGCGCTCCACGGACCGGGTGGTGCGGGCTAATCGTGCGGTCTCCAGCATGAACGGTATCGCGCACGCGAGCTATCTGTCGGGCACGATCATCCCGCTGCTGGCGTTGGGTATTCCGTTGTCGCCGGTTGCTATCGGCCCGGCCCAGGCGCTGTTTAACGCCCCGCCGGTGTTGTCACTGGACAATAACCTGCACCATCTGTTGAGCACCGGGGGGTTCATCGCTGCGGTGCTCATCGGCGCCGTGGTGGCGCTGGTGCTCACCTACATCATCGCGGTGCGCTACTCCCACATGATCACCTACTTTGTCATGCGCTACATCGCCCACGAGGCCGTGCTGGGGTTGTTCATTGGGTTCATCGTGTTGCTGGCCTACTTGGATGCTGGGGTGCTCAATATTTTTGGGGTGCTCTTGGTAGGGGTTAGCTGCGGTACGCTCAATAAGTTGGGCGTTGGCTATGGCGTGCAGTTCATGACGTTGTACGCCTCCCCGTGGATTGTCCAGCACCTGCTCTAG
- the mfd gene encoding transcription-repair coupling factor codes for MLAGLLKVAATDPKLKGLVTHVGEPTLHLTGIDQARSWALGTLSHHAPVLVVTATGREAEDLTAELRAMIGDKVAWFPSWETLPHERLSPGVDIVGRRAEVLGNLEKYSVVVTAARGVCQPVIAQVAGRDPVVLREGQDHPLEEVTEQLVFRAYERVDMVARRGQFAVRGGILDVFPTTAAYPVRVEFWGDEVTEIRQFSVADQRTITDVDPISQVAAYPARELPITPQVAARAEELARRHPGNPTLVELLSKLAAGTPADGMEALIPALIDAPLVTLPQLMDPATHVVLVAPEKIRRRITDLIATDQEFLEAGWEAAAMGADGPLAVEGLDLSASTYRSLDELEDDARDRRLPWWTFSPPGMLEGAESDTLPLEFEPGPTPRGDLPAIEEMMALLLAHTNSGGRAAFITPTHGAVKRMVDRFGEKGIRVHVAEPGWQPNPGEVTIYQALSHAGLVFPKVRKHRDAQALPLVVVTETDLTGNRVGDIAGAKRRPARRRNRVDPLALKQGDFVVHETHGIGRFLKMAERTIQAGDETSRREYIVLEYAASKRGQPADQLWVPMDSLDMLSKYSGGEAPTLSKMGGSDWKNTKRKARAAVREIAGELVQLYAKRQSAPGHAFAPDSPWQREMEDNFPYVETEDQMAAIDAVKEDMEKPTPMDRVIVGDVGYGKTEVAVRAAFKAVQDGRQVAVLVPTTLLAQQHLATFEERMAGFPVTIRGLSRFTSTRESKEILRGLADGSVDIVVGTHRLLQTGVNWKNLGLIVVDEEQRFGVEHKEHIKALRSHVDVLTMSATPIPRTLEMSMSGIREMSTILTPPEDRHPVLTYVGPQEEQQVAAAIRRELLRDGQTFVIHNRVRDIDKRARELRDLVPEARIVVAHGQMSEEILERTVQGFWDRDFDVLVCTTIVETGLDIANANTLIVEGAHHMGLSQLHQLRGRVGRSRERGYAYFLYPKGTTLTENSYDRLATIAQNNDLGAGMAVAMKDLEMRGAGNVLGAEQSGHIAGVGFDLYMRLVGEAVDTFRALARGEVLDATDSGPREVRIDLPVDAHIPESYINSERLRLEVYRKLAAAGDETDLQLAVEEMEDRYGPIPVEVTRLLAVARLRNQARAAGVTDIGVQGTRIKVHPVALPDSKQVRLKRLYPGSNYRAAAQAIQLNFPKAGRNVTDPKLRDEDLLQWAADFLTALLDAPATTVRGPHATPAHKGGPAVVSVSE; via the coding sequence ATGCTCGCGGGGCTGCTCAAGGTTGCGGCGACGGACCCCAAGCTCAAGGGCTTGGTCACGCACGTCGGGGAGCCGACGCTGCACCTGACCGGCATTGATCAGGCGCGCTCGTGGGCGCTGGGCACGCTCAGCCACCACGCCCCGGTGCTGGTGGTCACGGCGACGGGGCGGGAGGCAGAAGACCTCACCGCGGAGCTGCGTGCCATGATCGGGGACAAGGTGGCGTGGTTTCCGTCCTGGGAGACGCTGCCGCATGAGCGGCTGAGCCCCGGGGTGGATATTGTGGGCCGGCGCGCGGAGGTGCTGGGCAACCTGGAGAAATATTCTGTGGTGGTCACAGCAGCGCGCGGCGTGTGCCAGCCGGTGATTGCGCAGGTTGCCGGCCGCGATCCGGTGGTGCTGCGGGAGGGCCAGGACCACCCGCTCGAGGAGGTCACCGAGCAGCTGGTTTTCCGCGCCTATGAGCGGGTGGACATGGTTGCTCGCCGGGGCCAGTTTGCGGTGCGCGGCGGCATCCTGGATGTGTTTCCTACCACGGCCGCCTACCCGGTGCGCGTGGAGTTTTGGGGCGATGAGGTCACGGAGATCCGCCAGTTTTCCGTGGCTGACCAGCGCACGATCACAGATGTGGACCCGATTTCGCAGGTTGCGGCCTACCCCGCGCGCGAGCTGCCCATCACCCCGCAGGTGGCGGCGCGTGCCGAGGAGCTGGCGCGCCGTCACCCGGGCAACCCGACGCTGGTGGAGCTGCTGTCCAAGCTCGCCGCGGGCACTCCAGCCGACGGTATGGAGGCGCTCATCCCGGCGCTTATCGACGCCCCCCTGGTCACCCTCCCACAGCTCATGGACCCCGCCACCCACGTGGTGCTGGTGGCCCCGGAAAAGATTCGCCGCCGCATCACGGACCTGATTGCCACCGACCAGGAATTCCTAGAGGCCGGGTGGGAGGCCGCAGCGATGGGTGCCGATGGCCCCCTGGCCGTGGAGGGCCTGGACCTGTCCGCCTCCACGTACCGGTCCCTCGATGAGCTTGAAGATGACGCCCGCGACCGCAGGCTACCGTGGTGGACCTTTTCCCCGCCAGGGATGCTCGAGGGCGCGGAATCTGACACCCTGCCGCTGGAGTTTGAGCCCGGCCCCACCCCGCGCGGCGACCTGCCGGCCATCGAGGAAATGATGGCGCTGCTGCTCGCCCACACCAATTCCGGGGGGCGGGCAGCGTTTATCACCCCCACCCACGGTGCGGTCAAACGCATGGTGGACCGCTTTGGGGAGAAGGGCATCCGGGTCCACGTGGCGGAGCCGGGCTGGCAGCCCAACCCCGGCGAGGTGACCATCTACCAGGCGCTCAGCCACGCCGGACTGGTCTTCCCCAAGGTGCGCAAGCACCGGGATGCCCAGGCGTTGCCGCTGGTCGTGGTCACGGAGACGGACCTGACCGGCAACAGGGTGGGCGATATCGCCGGTGCAAAGCGCCGGCCTGCCCGGCGCCGCAACCGGGTGGATCCGCTCGCCCTCAAGCAGGGCGACTTTGTGGTCCATGAGACCCACGGCATCGGCCGCTTCCTCAAGATGGCCGAACGCACGATTCAGGCCGGGGACGAGACCTCGCGGCGCGAGTACATCGTGCTGGAGTACGCGGCGTCGAAACGCGGACAACCCGCCGACCAACTGTGGGTGCCCATGGACTCGCTGGACATGCTGAGCAAGTACAGCGGCGGCGAGGCGCCCACCCTGTCCAAGATGGGCGGGTCCGATTGGAAGAACACCAAGCGCAAGGCCCGCGCCGCGGTGCGGGAGATCGCCGGCGAGCTGGTCCAGCTCTACGCCAAGCGCCAATCCGCGCCCGGGCACGCCTTCGCGCCGGATTCGCCGTGGCAGCGCGAGATGGAAGACAACTTCCCCTACGTGGAAACGGAAGACCAAATGGCGGCCATCGATGCCGTCAAGGAGGACATGGAAAAGCCCACGCCCATGGACCGGGTCATCGTCGGCGACGTGGGCTACGGCAAAACCGAGGTGGCCGTGCGCGCCGCGTTCAAGGCGGTGCAGGATGGCCGTCAAGTTGCCGTGCTCGTGCCCACCACGCTGCTGGCCCAGCAACACCTGGCTACCTTTGAAGAGCGCATGGCGGGCTTCCCGGTAACCATCAGGGGCCTGTCGCGGTTTACCTCCACGCGGGAATCCAAGGAGATCCTGCGCGGGCTTGCCGATGGCTCCGTGGACATCGTCGTAGGCACCCACCGCCTGCTGCAAACCGGCGTGAACTGGAAGAACCTGGGGCTCATCGTCGTCGATGAGGAGCAGCGCTTCGGCGTAGAACACAAGGAACACATCAAGGCGCTGCGCAGCCACGTCGACGTGCTGACCATGTCCGCCACCCCCATCCCGCGCACCCTGGAGATGTCCATGTCCGGGATCCGGGAGATGTCCACCATCCTCACCCCGCCGGAAGACCGCCACCCGGTGCTCACCTACGTGGGACCGCAGGAAGAACAACAGGTTGCCGCGGCGATTCGCCGCGAACTGCTGCGCGACGGGCAGACGTTTGTCATCCACAACCGGGTGCGTGACATCGATAAACGCGCCCGCGAACTGCGCGACCTCGTGCCCGAAGCCCGCATCGTCGTCGCCCACGGGCAAATGAGCGAAGAAATCCTCGAACGCACCGTCCAAGGCTTCTGGGACCGCGACTTCGACGTCCTAGTGTGCACCACCATCGTGGAAACCGGCCTGGACATCGCCAACGCCAACACACTGATCGTGGAAGGCGCCCACCACATGGGGCTGTCCCAACTCCACCAGCTGCGTGGCCGCGTAGGGCGCTCCCGCGAACGCGGCTACGCCTACTTCCTCTACCCCAAGGGCACCACACTGACCGAAAACTCCTACGACCGGCTAGCCACCATCGCCCAAAACAACGACCTCGGCGCCGGCATGGCCGTAGCCATGAAAGACCTGGAAATGCGCGGCGCCGGCAACGTCCTGGGCGCCGAACAATCCGGCCACATCGCCGGTGTGGGCTTTGACCTCTACATGCGGCTCGTCGGCGAGGCCGTAGACACCTTCCGCGCACTAGCCCGCGGCGAGGTCCTCGACGCCACCGACTCCGGGCCCCGCGAAGTACGCATCGACCTGCCCGTGGACGCCCACATCCCGGAGTCCTACATCAACTCCGAACGCCTCCGCCTGGAGGTCTACCGCAAACTCGCCGCCGCTGGCGATGAGACGGATCTGCAGCTGGCGGTCGAAGAAATGGAAGACCGCTACGGCCCCATCCCCGTCGAGGTCACCCGTCTGCTCGCCGTTGCCCGCCTGCGCAACCAGGCGCGCGCCGCCGGCGTGACGGACATCGGCGTCCAAGGCACCCGCATCAAGGTCCACCCCGTCGCACTGCCGGACTCCAAGCAGGTGCGCCTCAAGCGCCTGTACCCGGGCTCAAACTACCGGGCAGCGGCGCAGGCCATCCAGCTGAACTTCCCCAAGGCCGGACGCAACGTCACCGACCCGAAGCTGCGTGACGAGGACCTCCTCCAATGGGCCGCCGACTTCCTCACCGCGCTTCTCGACGCCCCCGCCACCACCGTCCGCGGCCCCCACGCCACCCCGGCCCACAAGGGTGGCCCCGCGGTGGTTTCTGTGTCCGAGTAA
- a CDS encoding TetR/AcrR family transcriptional regulator — MVRQRMSGRARREQLIEIGRQHFAQRGFDGATVEEIAASAGVTKPVVYDHFGGKEGLYAVIVDREMLHIEQVITSALSEGGSHERIERAVLALLTYVEERTDGFRILVRDSSPRMGSSNATLLNATVGQVSYILAGKFEEFGLDPTTAVLYGQALVGMVSMTAQWWLDDRSIDKREVARHIVNLCWNGLHHLEMNPHLSDRVVAALDAHDAEKRAQEGQVQEEQAQEPQQVHEDKKIQEGFAQ; from the coding sequence ATGGTGAGACAGCGGATGAGTGGGCGCGCCCGGCGTGAGCAGCTCATCGAGATCGGGCGGCAGCACTTTGCGCAGCGCGGTTTCGATGGCGCCACAGTAGAAGAGATTGCGGCCAGCGCGGGGGTGACTAAGCCGGTAGTCTATGACCATTTTGGGGGAAAAGAGGGCCTGTATGCGGTGATTGTGGATCGAGAAATGCTCCACATTGAGCAGGTGATTACCTCGGCGCTGTCGGAGGGGGGCTCGCATGAGCGTATTGAGCGGGCGGTCCTGGCGCTATTAACCTACGTCGAGGAGCGCACGGATGGGTTCCGTATTCTGGTACGGGATTCCTCGCCGCGGATGGGCTCGTCGAATGCCACGCTGCTTAATGCGACGGTCGGCCAGGTGTCCTATATTTTGGCGGGCAAGTTTGAGGAATTTGGGCTGGACCCCACAACCGCGGTGCTCTATGGGCAGGCGTTGGTGGGAATGGTGTCCATGACGGCGCAATGGTGGCTGGATGATCGTTCCATTGACAAGCGGGAGGTGGCGCGGCACATCGTTAACCTGTGTTGGAATGGGCTGCACCACCTGGAGATGAACCCGCATCTGTCCGATCGGGTGGTGGCGGCGCTGGATGCGCATGATGCAGAAAAGCGGGCCCAAGAAGGGCAGGTCCAGGAAGAGCAGGCCCAGGAGCCCCAGCAGGTCCACGAAGACAAGAAGATCCAGGAAGGTTTTGCACAGTAG